The following coding sequences lie in one Hydrogenophaga sp. PBL-H3 genomic window:
- a CDS encoding GlcG/HbpS family heme-binding protein — translation MKFVAQASILAMSLIACAASAQAVRVEKNMSLDLANQIAAATVASCSASGYNVAVAVVDRAGTLRALQRADNAGPHTIGAAQGKAYTSASARNTTAAMLESVQKNPGAATLVDIPGFLVLGGGVPVKVGNEVIGAVGVGGAPGGHLDEQCANAGIAKVAELLK, via the coding sequence ATGAAATTCGTCGCTCAGGCATCCATCCTCGCCATGTCCCTCATCGCCTGCGCCGCCAGCGCCCAGGCCGTTCGCGTGGAGAAAAACATGTCGCTGGACCTGGCCAACCAGATCGCCGCGGCCACCGTTGCGTCGTGCAGCGCCAGCGGCTACAACGTCGCAGTCGCCGTGGTGGACCGCGCCGGCACCCTGCGCGCCCTGCAGCGCGCCGACAACGCCGGCCCGCACACCATCGGCGCCGCGCAAGGCAAGGCCTACACCTCGGCCTCGGCGCGCAACACCACCGCCGCCATGCTGGAGAGCGTGCAGAAAAACCCCGGCGCCGCCACGCTGGTGGACATCCCGGGCTTCCTGGTGCTGGGCGGTGGCGTGCCGGTGAAGGTGGGCAATGAGGTCATCGGCGCCGTGGGCGTGGGCGGTGCACCCGGTGGCCATCTGGACGAGCAGTGCGCGAACGCGGGCATTGCCAAGGTGGCCGAGCTGCTGAAATGA
- a CDS encoding ankyrin repeat domain-containing protein — MKTLLVLLSLVFAGASAQAQVAPSAAEAAAYTGLHAAAHKGDAAKIARLVAGGAALNATDAHGRTPLHVATFARQRDAIAALAKAGAEINRLENDRYDAVTIASVADDEETLRVLLQLGASAKQTTSRYDGTALIAAAHLGHDGVVRQLITAGAPLDHVNNLHWTAAIEAVVLGDGGSRHQATLKALIDAGANLQLADRHGQTPLALARSRGYSAMVLMLERAGGR, encoded by the coding sequence ATGAAAACGCTGTTGGTGCTCCTGTCACTGGTGTTCGCCGGTGCGAGCGCTCAGGCCCAGGTCGCCCCCAGCGCGGCCGAAGCAGCGGCCTACACCGGCTTGCACGCCGCGGCGCACAAGGGCGACGCCGCGAAGATCGCGCGGCTGGTGGCCGGCGGCGCGGCGCTGAACGCCACCGACGCGCACGGGCGCACGCCGCTGCACGTGGCCACTTTCGCGCGGCAGCGGGATGCGATCGCCGCGCTGGCCAAGGCGGGCGCCGAGATCAACCGGCTGGAAAACGATCGTTACGACGCGGTAACGATCGCGTCGGTCGCGGACGACGAGGAGACGCTGCGCGTGTTGCTGCAACTGGGCGCCAGCGCGAAGCAGACCACCAGCCGCTACGACGGCACCGCCCTGATTGCCGCCGCGCACCTGGGGCACGACGGTGTGGTGCGCCAGTTGATCACCGCCGGTGCGCCGTTGGACCACGTGAACAACCTGCACTGGACGGCCGCGATCGAAGCGGTGGTGCTGGGCGATGGCGGATCACGCCACCAGGCCACGCTCAAGGCCTTGATCGATGCGGGTGCGAACCTGCAGCTGGCCGATCGGCATGGCCAGACGCCGCTGGCTTTGGCGCGGTCGCGTGGGTATTCGGCGATGGTTTTGATGTTGGAGAGAGCTGGGGGCCGTTAG
- the tyrS gene encoding tyrosine--tRNA ligase produces MKPSTLAEQSTHQNHPVEGVLTDGVKNALGVTLRGCEELIPQADWIKKLSRSEQSGQPLRIKLGLDPTAPDIHIGHTVVLNKMRQLQDLGHQVIFLIGDFTSLIGDPSGRNNTRPPLTTEQIQVNAETYYKQASLVLDPARTEIRYNSEWSLPLGSMGMIQLAAKYTVARMMERNDFHDRFKAGTPISVHEFLYPLMQGYDSVALKSDLELGGTDQKFNLLMGRHLQAEYGQDPQCILTMPLLEGLDGVDKMSKSKNNYIGITEAANSMFAKVLSISDTLMWRWYTLLSFQSLAHIDGLKQAIAQGANPKDAKVALAKEITTRFHSKAAADAAEQDFINRSKGGVPDDIAEVSLSGAPLGIGSLLKSAGLAPSTSEANRLIEGGGVRVDGAVISDKGLKLPAGTFVVQVGKRKFARVSLS; encoded by the coding sequence ATGAAACCCAGCACCCTGGCAGAACAAAGTACTCACCAAAACCATCCTGTTGAGGGCGTCCTGACGGACGGTGTGAAAAATGCCTTGGGCGTGACACTTCGGGGGTGCGAGGAATTGATCCCCCAGGCCGACTGGATCAAAAAATTGTCACGGTCGGAGCAGAGCGGACAGCCGCTGCGCATCAAATTGGGGCTGGACCCCACCGCGCCCGACATCCACATCGGCCACACGGTGGTGCTCAACAAGATGCGCCAGTTGCAGGACCTTGGGCACCAGGTGATCTTCTTGATCGGCGACTTCACCAGCCTGATCGGCGACCCCTCGGGCCGCAACAACACGCGCCCGCCGCTCACCACCGAGCAGATCCAGGTCAACGCCGAGACTTATTACAAGCAGGCCAGCCTGGTGCTGGACCCCGCGCGCACCGAGATTCGCTACAACAGCGAATGGAGCCTGCCGCTGGGTTCGATGGGGATGATCCAGCTGGCGGCCAAGTACACGGTGGCGCGCATGATGGAGCGCAACGATTTTCACGACCGCTTCAAGGCCGGCACGCCGATCAGCGTGCATGAGTTCCTGTACCCGCTGATGCAGGGTTACGACTCGGTGGCGCTCAAGAGCGACCTGGAGCTGGGCGGCACCGACCAGAAGTTCAACCTGCTGATGGGCCGCCACCTGCAGGCCGAATACGGCCAGGATCCGCAGTGCATTTTGACGATGCCGCTGCTCGAAGGCCTGGACGGCGTGGACAAGATGTCCAAGAGCAAGAACAACTACATCGGGATCACCGAAGCGGCGAACTCGATGTTTGCGAAGGTGCTGAGCATTTCCGACACGCTGATGTGGCGCTGGTACACGCTGTTGTCGTTCCAGTCGCTGGCGCACATCGACGGCTTGAAGCAGGCCATTGCCCAGGGCGCGAATCCGAAGGACGCGAAAGTGGCGCTGGCCAAGGAGATCACCACGCGTTTCCACAGCAAGGCCGCGGCCGATGCGGCGGAGCAGGACTTCATCAACCGCAGCAAGGGCGGTGTGCCGGATGACATTGCCGAGGTGTCGTTGTCGGGTGCGCCGTTGGGGATCGGGTCGTTGTTGAAGTCGGCGGGCCTGGCGCCGTCCACCAGCGAGGCCAACCGTTTGATCGAGGGCGGTGGGGTGCGAGTGGATGGGGCGGTGATCAGCGACAAGGGCTTGAAGCTGCCTGCGGGGACGTTTGTGGTGCAGGTCGGGAAGCGGAAGTTTGCTCGCGTCTCCTTGAGCTGA
- a CDS encoding M23 family metallopeptidase has product MIRSLLHSTTLVADAIRQSLARHPRRIMGGIGVLLLGTGVTAFGIAPLAPDASQLPVREVIEAIDTSASTSANVLGAPATDFVLFRSEVTRRDDTAQSLLQRLGVVDSEAQGFLRNDPTARQLLQGRAGRLVNVETNDRQELQRLTSRWLAGDDRKFSRLVIENSAEGFKSRLETGELTASARLASGVIRSSLFAATDAANIPDPVAVQLAEMFSSDIDFRRDLRQGDRFSVVYESLEADGESMRTGRVLSAEFVNGGRKHEGVWFEEPGQRGAYYGFNGESSRKFYLSSPLEFSRVSSGYGMRFHPISGVNKAHLGVDYAAPTGTPVRTIGDGVVEFAGVQRGYGNVIHIRHRSNQTTVFAHLSRIGVRQGQKVSQGDMIGNVGSTGASTGPHLHFEFRNNGIPQDPLAIARQSESIPINPSARARFDALAQLQRVQLNAAASVQQASAE; this is encoded by the coding sequence TTGATCCGCTCGCTGCTCCACTCAACGACCCTGGTCGCCGATGCCATCCGCCAAAGCCTCGCACGCCATCCCCGCCGCATCATGGGCGGCATCGGCGTCTTGCTGCTGGGCACCGGCGTCACCGCCTTCGGCATCGCGCCGCTCGCACCCGACGCTTCCCAGCTCCCGGTGCGTGAGGTCATCGAAGCCATCGACACCTCCGCATCCACATCCGCCAACGTGCTCGGTGCGCCCGCCACCGACTTCGTGCTGTTCCGCAGCGAAGTGACCCGGCGCGATGACACGGCCCAAAGCCTGCTGCAGCGCCTGGGCGTGGTCGACTCCGAAGCACAGGGTTTCCTGCGCAATGACCCAACGGCCCGCCAGTTGCTGCAAGGCCGCGCCGGCCGGCTGGTGAATGTGGAAACCAATGACCGCCAGGAACTGCAACGCCTGACCTCGCGCTGGCTCGCCGGCGATGATCGCAAGTTCTCCCGCCTGGTGATCGAGAACAGCGCCGAGGGCTTCAAGTCCCGCCTTGAAACCGGTGAACTCACCGCCTCGGCCCGCCTGGCCAGTGGCGTGATCCGCAGCTCCCTGTTTGCCGCCACCGACGCCGCCAACATCCCCGACCCCGTCGCGGTTCAGCTGGCCGAGATGTTCTCCAGCGACATCGACTTCCGCCGCGACCTGCGCCAGGGTGACCGTTTCAGCGTTGTCTACGAGAGCCTGGAGGCCGATGGCGAGAGCATGCGCACCGGTCGCGTGCTCAGCGCCGAGTTCGTCAACGGCGGCCGCAAACACGAAGGTGTGTGGTTTGAAGAGCCCGGCCAACGCGGTGCCTACTACGGCTTCAACGGCGAGAGCTCGCGCAAGTTCTACCTGTCCTCACCGCTGGAGTTCTCGCGCGTGAGCAGCGGTTACGGCATGCGCTTTCACCCCATCTCGGGCGTGAACAAGGCCCACCTGGGGGTCGACTACGCGGCTCCGACCGGCACCCCTGTGCGCACGATCGGTGATGGCGTGGTCGAATTCGCTGGCGTGCAGCGCGGCTATGGCAACGTGATCCACATCCGCCACCGCAGCAACCAGACCACGGTGTTTGCCCACTTGAGCCGCATTGGCGTGCGGCAGGGCCAGAAGGTGAGCCAGGGCGACATGATCGGCAACGTGGGCTCCACCGGCGCGTCCACCGGCCCCCACCTGCATTTCGAGTTCCGCAACAACGGCATTCCCCAGGACCCACTGGCCATCGCCCGCCAGAGCGAGTCCATTCCAATCAACCCCTCGGCCCGCGCCCGCTTTGATGCCCTGGCCCAGCTGCAAAGGGTGCAACTCAACGCAGCAGCCAGCGTTCAGCAGGCCAGCGCCGAATAA
- the erpA gene encoding iron-sulfur cluster insertion protein ErpA, giving the protein MSAVAENIQTEMPAPLVFTDSAAAKVAELVAEEGNPDLKLRVFVQGGGCSGFQYGFTFDEVVNEDDTTMSKNGVSLLIDAMSYQYLVGAEIDYKEDLEGAQFVIKNPNANSTCGCGSSFSV; this is encoded by the coding sequence ATGAGTGCAGTGGCAGAAAACATCCAGACTGAAATGCCGGCGCCGCTGGTGTTCACCGACAGCGCAGCCGCCAAAGTGGCGGAGCTGGTGGCCGAAGAAGGCAACCCCGATCTGAAGCTGCGCGTGTTCGTGCAAGGTGGCGGATGTTCCGGCTTCCAGTACGGCTTCACCTTCGACGAGGTGGTCAATGAAGACGACACCACCATGTCCAAGAACGGCGTGTCGCTGTTGATCGACGCCATGAGCTACCAGTACCTGGTGGGCGCCGAGATCGACTACAAGGAAGACTTGGAAGGCGCGCAGTTCGTGATCAAGAACCCCAATGCCAACAGCACCTGCGGCTGCGGCTCCAGTTTCAGCGTCTGA
- a CDS encoding bactofilin family protein: MFGKKKQPPIKSLIAQGTRIEGNVLFHDGLRVDGEVVGDIRASDEHPSILVISEVAVVTGQILADHVIINGHVKGPVQAFELLELQPKARIEGDVSYKALEMHQGATITGQLKPMVGGVEDKPTLKLAANNG, from the coding sequence ATGTTCGGCAAGAAAAAACAGCCCCCCATCAAGAGCCTGATTGCGCAGGGCACCCGCATTGAGGGCAATGTCCTGTTTCACGATGGCCTGCGGGTCGACGGCGAGGTGGTGGGCGACATCCGCGCCAGCGACGAACACCCCAGCATCCTGGTGATCAGCGAAGTGGCTGTGGTCACGGGGCAGATCCTGGCCGACCACGTCATCATCAATGGCCACGTCAAGGGACCGGTGCAGGCCTTCGAGCTGCTGGAGCTTCAGCCCAAGGCGCGCATCGAAGGCGATGTGTCGTACAAGGCACTGGAAATGCATCAGGGCGCGACCATCACGGGGCAGCTCAAGCCCATGGTCGGCGGTGTGGAAGACAAACCCACACTGAAACTAGCGGCAAACAATGGCTGA
- a CDS encoding DUF6776 family protein has translation MRFRLLRRKLTVSAPRMAVRSALPWPFRWLLGAVVLGFSGALALWAFEFGRDIAGLDRASKQELTQLRSEVQTLRADLLNAQSVANTSESLLTTERSVQEQLAMRIRQLEADNELLRTDLGFFERLIPGSGSDALSIRGLQAERVSATQWRWQALMMQATKNAPDFKGTLEITFTGTLDGKAWSLAQAPAPQPVLIKGYLRLEGIVDVPAQAMVKNVTAKVLQGSSVRSVQTFQL, from the coding sequence ATGCGGTTTCGGCTTCTGCGCAGAAAACTCACCGTCAGCGCGCCGCGCATGGCGGTTCGCAGCGCGTTGCCCTGGCCGTTTCGCTGGTTGCTCGGTGCTGTCGTGCTGGGCTTCTCTGGGGCGTTGGCGCTGTGGGCCTTCGAGTTCGGCCGGGACATCGCTGGCCTGGACCGGGCGTCCAAGCAGGAGCTCACGCAACTGCGCAGCGAGGTGCAGACCTTGCGCGCCGATCTGCTCAATGCGCAGTCGGTGGCCAACACCTCCGAGAGCCTGCTCACGACCGAGCGCAGCGTGCAGGAGCAGCTCGCCATGCGCATCCGCCAGCTTGAAGCGGACAACGAACTGCTGCGGACCGACCTCGGGTTTTTCGAGCGCCTGATCCCCGGCTCGGGTAGCGATGCGCTGAGCATCCGCGGCTTGCAGGCCGAACGGGTGTCCGCCACCCAGTGGCGATGGCAGGCGCTCATGATGCAGGCCACGAAGAACGCGCCCGATTTCAAGGGAACGCTCGAAATCACTTTCACCGGCACGCTGGACGGCAAGGCGTGGTCGCTGGCGCAGGCGCCAGCACCGCAGCCGGTGTTGATCAAAGGCTATTTGCGCCTGGAGGGCATCGTCGATGTGCCCGCGCAGGCCATGGTAAAAAACGTGACGGCCAAGGTACTTCAAGGAAGCTCGGTGCGGTCGGTACAAACATTCCAGCTGTGA
- the rpsI gene encoding 30S ribosomal protein S9: protein MIGEWNNGTGRRKSSVARVFLKKGSGHITVNGKDIQAYFGRETSIMIAKQPLLLTNHAETFDIQVNVHGGGESGQAGAVRHGITRALIDYDATLKAGLSQAGFVTRDAREVERKKVGLRSARRRKQFSKR, encoded by the coding sequence ATGATTGGTGAATGGAACAATGGAACCGGCCGTCGCAAATCCAGCGTCGCCCGTGTTTTCCTGAAAAAAGGCAGTGGCCACATCACGGTCAATGGCAAGGACATCCAGGCCTACTTCGGCCGCGAAACCTCCATCATGATCGCCAAGCAGCCCCTGCTGCTGACCAACCACGCCGAGACGTTTGACATTCAGGTCAACGTGCACGGTGGTGGTGAGTCCGGCCAGGCCGGCGCCGTGCGCCACGGCATCACCCGCGCCCTGATCGACTACGACGCCACGCTCAAAGCAGGCCTGTCGCAAGCCGGTTTCGTGACGCGCGATGCCCGCGAAGTCGAACGGAAAAAAGTCGGTCTGCGCTCTGCACGCCGTCGCAAGCAGTTCAGCAAACGCTAA
- the rplM gene encoding 50S ribosomal protein L13, with product MTKTFSAKPADVTHEWFVIDATDKVLGRVASEVALRLRGKHKAIYTPHVDTGDFIVIINAAKIRVTGNKALDKVYYRHSGYPGGIYGTNFRDMQAKHPGRALEKAVKGMLPKGPLGYAMIKKLKVYGGAEHPHTAQQPQVLEL from the coding sequence ATGACCAAAACGTTCAGCGCAAAACCCGCTGACGTGACGCACGAGTGGTTTGTGATTGACGCGACCGACAAGGTCCTCGGACGAGTTGCCAGTGAAGTGGCTCTCCGTTTGCGCGGCAAACACAAGGCCATTTACACGCCTCACGTCGATACCGGTGACTTCATCGTCATCATCAACGCAGCCAAGATCCGCGTCACGGGCAACAAAGCCCTCGACAAGGTCTACTACCGTCACTCGGGTTACCCCGGCGGTATCTACGGCACCAACTTCCGCGACATGCAGGCCAAGCACCCAGGCCGTGCGCTCGAAAAGGCTGTCAAGGGCATGCTGCCCAAGGGCCCGCTCGGCTACGCCATGATCAAGAAGCTCAAGGTGTACGGCGGTGCAGAGCACCCGCATACCGCCCAACAGCCGCAAGTGCTGGAACTCTAA
- a CDS encoding 23S rRNA (adenine(2030)-N(6))-methyltransferase RlmJ — protein MFSYRHAFHAGNHADVLKHTTLIATLRHLMQKEAGITLVDTHAGAGLYRLDGDYTETGGEAKDGVVKLMAALRSADQPPAKDVSPAIDDYLDTIASFNPSGALRVYPGSPFVMQQLMRTESRDRLKLFELHPTDSKTLAANIAQLDAGRQIAVAREDGFEGLRPLLPPPPSSTGSKRAVVLIDPSYEIKSDYAKVSACIQEAIKRFPTGTYLVWYPVIPRPEAHDLPRRLKTLANQAQKPWLNATLAIGQDPTHGPEDRPGLTASGMFVVNPPHTLKGVLQQALPQLLAHLGRGRGKSQALESGG, from the coding sequence ATGTTCAGCTACCGACACGCCTTCCACGCCGGCAACCACGCCGACGTGCTAAAGCACACCACCCTCATCGCCACGCTGCGCCATCTGATGCAGAAAGAGGCCGGCATCACCTTGGTCGACACCCACGCGGGGGCCGGCCTGTACCGCCTGGATGGTGACTACACCGAGACCGGGGGCGAGGCCAAGGACGGCGTGGTCAAGCTGATGGCGGCCCTTCGGTCGGCCGACCAGCCGCCGGCCAAGGACGTGTCGCCCGCGATTGACGACTACCTCGACACCATCGCCAGCTTCAACCCGTCAGGCGCGCTGCGCGTCTATCCCGGCTCACCCTTCGTGATGCAGCAGCTCATGCGCACCGAGTCGCGCGACCGGCTCAAGCTGTTCGAACTGCACCCCACCGACAGCAAGACGCTCGCGGCCAACATCGCCCAGCTCGACGCCGGACGGCAGATTGCGGTGGCCCGCGAGGACGGCTTTGAGGGCCTGCGCCCGCTGCTGCCTCCGCCGCCCTCGTCCACCGGCTCCAAGCGCGCTGTGGTGCTGATCGACCCGAGTTACGAGATCAAGAGCGATTACGCAAAAGTGAGCGCCTGCATACAAGAAGCCATCAAGCGTTTCCCGACCGGCACCTATCTCGTCTGGTACCCGGTGATTCCGCGGCCCGAAGCGCACGACCTGCCGCGCCGTCTCAAGACGCTGGCCAACCAGGCGCAGAAACCCTGGCTCAACGCCACGCTCGCCATTGGCCAGGACCCGACACACGGTCCCGAAGATCGGCCCGGACTGACGGCCAGCGGCATGTTTGTCGTCAACCCGCCGCACACACTCAAGGGTGTGCTGCAACAGGCGCTGCCGCAACTGCTGGCCCACCTGGGACGCGGCCGGGGCAAGTCCCAGGCCCTCGAATCGGGCGGTTGA
- the paaA gene encoding 1,2-phenylacetyl-CoA epoxidase subunit PaaA yields the protein MYTQSFNVPDADTKSGTPLKAVPHDTALQAHFDAVVDADGKIEPRDWMPDAYRKTLVRQISQHAHSEIVGMLPEGNWISRAPSLKRKAILVAKVQDEGGHGLYLYSAAETLGTSRDQMFDALHSGKAKYSSIFNYPTLTWADVGVVGWLVDGAAIMNQIPLCRCSFGPYARAMIRVCKEESFHQRQGFESLMTMMQGTAEQKAMVQDAVNRWWWKCLAMFGPPDADSPNSVQGMRWGIKRISNDDLRQKFVDATVPQAEVLGVTLPDPDLKWNEARGHHDYGSIDWDEFWAVVNGDGPCNKERLATRVKAWNDGAWVREAALAHAAKQQARTMKEAA from the coding sequence ATGTACACCCAGTCGTTCAACGTTCCCGACGCCGACACCAAGTCCGGCACGCCGCTGAAAGCGGTGCCCCACGACACCGCCTTGCAGGCGCACTTTGACGCTGTGGTCGACGCCGACGGCAAGATCGAGCCGCGCGACTGGATGCCCGACGCGTACCGCAAGACGCTGGTGCGCCAGATCAGCCAGCACGCGCACAGCGAGATCGTGGGCATGCTGCCCGAAGGCAACTGGATCAGCCGCGCGCCCAGCCTCAAGCGCAAGGCCATCCTGGTGGCCAAGGTGCAGGACGAAGGTGGCCATGGCCTGTACCTCTACAGCGCAGCCGAGACCCTGGGCACCAGCCGCGACCAGATGTTCGACGCGCTGCACTCGGGCAAGGCCAAATACAGCTCGATCTTCAACTACCCCACGCTGACCTGGGCCGACGTGGGCGTGGTCGGCTGGCTGGTGGACGGCGCGGCGATCATGAACCAGATCCCGCTGTGCCGCTGCAGCTTCGGCCCGTATGCGCGCGCCATGATCCGCGTCTGCAAGGAAGAAAGCTTCCACCAGCGCCAGGGCTTCGAGTCGCTGATGACCATGATGCAGGGCACGGCCGAGCAGAAAGCCATGGTGCAGGACGCGGTGAACCGCTGGTGGTGGAAGTGCCTGGCGATGTTCGGCCCGCCCGACGCCGACAGCCCCAACAGCGTGCAGGGCATGCGCTGGGGCATCAAACGCATTTCCAACGACGACCTGCGCCAGAAGTTCGTGGACGCGACCGTGCCGCAGGCCGAGGTGCTGGGCGTGACGCTTCCCGATCCCGACCTGAAATGGAACGAGGCGCGTGGCCACCACGATTACGGTTCGATCGACTGGGACGAGTTCTGGGCCGTGGTCAATGGCGACGGCCCCTGCAACAAGGAGCGCCTGGCCACGCGCGTGAAGGCCTGGAACGACGGCGCATGGGTCCGCGAAGCGGCGCTCGCCCACGCGGCCAAACAACAGGCACGCACCATGAAGGAGGCCGCATGA
- the paaB gene encoding 1,2-phenylacetyl-CoA epoxidase subunit PaaB produces the protein MNTAALKEWPLWEVFVRSKQGLEHKHCGSLHASDAPHALQMARDVYTRRQEGVSIWVVPSNSITASEPDSKDSFFDPAADKVYRHPTFYEIPDKVGHM, from the coding sequence ATGAACACAGCCGCACTCAAGGAATGGCCCTTGTGGGAAGTCTTCGTGCGCAGCAAGCAGGGCCTGGAGCACAAGCACTGCGGCAGCCTGCACGCCAGCGACGCACCCCACGCACTGCAGATGGCGCGCGACGTCTACACGCGCCGCCAGGAAGGCGTGAGCATCTGGGTCGTGCCGTCCAACAGCATCACCGCCAGCGAGCCCGACAGCAAGGACAGCTTCTTCGACCCGGCCGCCGACAAGGTGTACCGGCATCCGACCTTCTACGAGATCCCGGACAAAGTGGGGCACATGTGA
- the paaC gene encoding 1,2-phenylacetyl-CoA epoxidase subunit PaaC, with translation MVSAPTHAPVAYLLHLADNALVLGQRNAEWCGHGPILEEDLALANNSLDLLGQARMLYQHAAALINDDADLTQRFQHLQGARTDGRVTEDTLAYFRDTHEFRNLTLLELPHSGPLASTSSGDRDYATTITRNFLYSALMVLVWDRLQTSADAHLAAIAAKSLKEVRYHLRHASDWLVRFGDGTDESHARAQAALNHLLPYCQEFWIGSEAETQAVQSGTGVDVANLKADWDALVDDTVTEATLQRPAVQGYVPQGKLGVHSEHMGFLLAEMQSLARTHPQAVW, from the coding sequence ATGGTTTCAGCGCCCACCCACGCGCCCGTGGCCTATTTGCTGCACCTGGCCGACAACGCCCTGGTGCTCGGCCAGCGCAACGCCGAGTGGTGCGGCCACGGGCCCATCCTGGAAGAGGATCTGGCCCTGGCCAACAACAGCCTGGATCTGCTGGGCCAGGCCCGCATGCTCTACCAGCACGCCGCCGCGCTCATCAACGACGATGCCGACCTGACGCAGCGCTTCCAACACCTGCAGGGCGCGCGCACCGATGGCCGCGTGACCGAAGACACCCTGGCCTATTTCCGCGACACGCACGAATTCCGCAACCTCACGCTGCTGGAGTTGCCGCACAGCGGTCCCCTGGCCAGCACCTCATCGGGCGACCGCGATTACGCCACCACCATCACACGCAACTTTCTCTACAGCGCGCTCATGGTGCTGGTGTGGGACCGGCTGCAGACATCGGCGGACGCGCACCTGGCCGCCATCGCCGCGAAATCGCTGAAGGAGGTGCGTTACCACCTGCGCCATGCCAGCGACTGGCTGGTGCGCTTTGGCGACGGCACCGACGAATCACACGCCCGCGCGCAAGCGGCACTCAACCACCTGCTGCCCTACTGCCAGGAGTTCTGGATCGGCAGCGAAGCTGAAACACAGGCGGTGCAGAGTGGCACGGGCGTGGATGTCGCCAACCTCAAGGCGGACTGGGACGCATTGGTGGATGACACAGTGACCGAAGCCACGCTCCAACGCCCTGCCGTGCAAGGCTACGTGCCGCAGGGCAAGCTCGGCGTGCATTCGGAACACATGGGTTTTCTGCTGGCCGAAATGCAGAGCCTGGCGCGCACGCACCCACAAGCGGTGTGGTGA
- the paaD gene encoding 1,2-phenylacetyl-CoA epoxidase subunit PaaD yields the protein MTIAVVHEHAAIWASLADLSDPEIPVVSLSELGILRDVRTGADGTPEVVITPTYSGCPAMGQIEDDVRATLASAGIRARVVTQLAPAWTTDWMSEAAREKLRAYGIAPPQCGSSANAGGNVLKFSRQALQREVVPCPQCGSTHTTETSPFGSTACKSMYRCLDCLEPFDYFKPY from the coding sequence ATGACCATCGCCGTCGTCCACGAACACGCCGCCATTTGGGCCTCGCTCGCCGATCTGAGCGACCCCGAAATTCCGGTGGTCAGCCTGAGTGAACTCGGCATCCTGCGCGACGTGCGCACGGGTGCCGACGGCACCCCCGAGGTGGTGATCACGCCCACCTACAGCGGCTGCCCGGCCATGGGACAGATCGAGGACGATGTGCGCGCCACCCTGGCAAGCGCGGGCATCCGCGCCCGCGTGGTCACGCAGCTCGCCCCCGCCTGGACCACCGACTGGATGAGCGAGGCCGCACGCGAGAAGCTGCGCGCCTACGGCATTGCGCCACCGCAGTGCGGCAGCAGCGCCAACGCGGGCGGCAACGTGCTGAAGTTTTCACGCCAGGCCCTGCAACGCGAGGTGGTGCCCTGCCCGCAATGCGGCTCGACCCACACCACCGAAACCTCGCCGTTCGGATCGACCGCGTGCAAGTCCATGTACCGCTGCCTCGATTGCCTTGAGCCCTTCGACTACTTCAAACCCTATTGA